Proteins encoded by one window of Juglans regia cultivar Chandler chromosome 15, Walnut 2.0, whole genome shotgun sequence:
- the LOC108993023 gene encoding putative disease resistance RPP13-like protein 1, whose product MVLTEVFLAASLPVLFERLASREFLDFATRGGLRKRLDKWEKKLLEIQKVLGDAHDKQYTKREVKKWLEDVEDLAYDVEDILDELATEAAHLQRKLIGGGRRASTSTVRNPVPACFTSNLPQSVVDFERMMRAKRMKITPRFNELMKQKDKLELRENVGGVSNIGREDQLPTTYLFKDPVFGREKDAEAVLQLLFSQKHRDDAILTTVNVIPIVGMGGIGKTTLAQIVFNKEEVQKFFDLKVWVFVSQHYDVETITKRILDSVASEKSKDKDLNWLQVKLKERLHGKKFIIILDNVWDEDYEKWTLLCAPFKAGAPGSSVIITTRNQKVSLLVGAGTVTAYRLGLLSTEACLSSFAQHALGATDFSAHSELKDISEEIVGKCKRLPLAVKAVGSLLRVNQHPNEWKTVLKSEIWDIDRDKENSIIVPALMLSYHHLPIYLKRCFAYCSIFPKNYEFEDKQLVLLWMAEGLIQPQPNTEEMEDLGMKYVRDLLSRSLFQESDNDKSRLQMHELINDLAKSVAGDTCFRMEDIVDNHRDKGSLAKRARHSSWLAGEYDGIEKFEFVSNLRRLRTFLHLMLPSSGNCFMSCDVPVQLLQKLRNLRVLSFRAYRITELPDSIRNLKHLRYLDLSETLIRSIPESITTLYNLQTLLLEKCLHLKNLPSMLGNLVNLRHLNIQGAIHLEGMHMQIGKLTRLRTLSNMVVGKDSCSGIKELGFLRHLQGTLCISRLENMTKSNEAECANLNSNPKIADLTLEWSEDIDESEDRASELEVLEKLKPHKNLKELTIRYYGGANFPTWLSCPSFDLVFLTIENCEMCTSLPPVGQLPSLKVLSIGGMNNVKDVGHLEFCGDHDVSKTFRSLEILSFENMREWKNWNSSELEFPKLGELSLISCPRLKGYIPNHLPLLKKVQIYDCKELNISDSNFPDLCEVEIEGSKGVVGRSMVEYNSLEIKSLSENSRFKSQTEGFDMQAGLTKVQDLTIFMCEEWTYLWSTDMRSLPYLPFLRHLRIDRCAKLVSLVSEEVEERLQQGGPLMLKQIEIKNCIALESLPKAMMYNNTCLKLIRIVNCDSLEHIARGQLPPTLERIEVSKCKNMKIFLEDNDANSRGNTISLLEYLEIYDCPSLELLTSSGELPATLKSLRMGSCPKLESIATSLQQNSFLERIDVSFCEKLKSLPKGVHSLSSLAHIYIRRCQSLEFSRDQESLLPANLRVLQISECEKILALPDGIHNLTLLQQLTIQHCPVVVCFLEKNVLTNLTSLEISHIQFTDDILECGLENLTSLIKLEIGGYQHQSFPEMRLPTSLKSLSISESPELQHLSYMDFRKLESLEELFISNCGKFTSFPKEGLPLKKLVKLYIYKCEKLKSFPNNGLPRSLLQLFIFKCPLLEERYKKDGGREWRKIAHIPCIKFHTNLCVF is encoded by the coding sequence ATGGTACTGACAGAGGTCTTTCTTGCTGCATCCCTGCCGGTACTGTTTGAACGGTTGGCGTCTCGCGAGTTCCTGGACTTTGCTACCCGAGGGGGACTTCGAAAACGGTTGGACAAGTGGgagaaaaaattgttagaaaTTCAAAAGGTGCTTGGAGATGCACATGACAAGCAATACACTAAAAGAGAAGTGAAAAAATGGCTTGAGGATGTCGAAGACTTGGCATACGACGTGGAGGATATTTTGGATGAGCTCGCCACGGAAGCTGCTCATTTACAACGCAAGTTGATTGGTGGAGGAAGACGTGCTAGCACTAGTACGGTACGAAATCCCGTCCCTGCTTGTTTTACTAGTAATTTGCCTCAAAGTGTTGTTGACTTCGAGCGTATGATGAGAGCAAAGAGAATGAAAATCACTCCTCGATTTAATGAACTTatgaaacaaaaagataaactggagttgagagaaaatgttggTGGGGTGTCAAACATAGGAAGGGAGGATCAGTTGCCAACTACTTATTTGTTCAAAGATCCCGTCTTTGGTAGGGAGAAGGATGCAGAGGCCGTACTTCAATTGTTGTTCAGCCAAAAACATAGAGACGATGCTATTTTAACTACAGTCAATGTGATTCCTATAGTTGGTATGGGGGGTATAGGAAAGACAACACTTGCCCAGATTGTGTTCAATAAAGAAGAAGTGCAAAAGTTTTTTGATCTAAAAGTATGGGTTTTTGTTTCTCAACATTATGATGTTGAGACgattacaaaaagaatattagacTCTGTTGCCTCTGAAAAAAGTAAAGACAAGGATCTAAACTGGTTGCAAGTCAAACTAAAGGAGAGACTACATGGGAAGAAGTTTATAATCATTCTGGATAATGTTTGGGATGAGGACTACGAAAAGTGGACTCTCCTATGTGCTCCTTTTAAAGCAGGTGCTCCAGGAAGTAGCGTTATTATCACAACTCGGAATCAGAAAGTCTCATTACTTGTGGGAGCCGGTACAGTCACAGCTTACAGGCTGGGATTATTGTCAACAGAGGCTTGTTTGTCTTCATTTGCCCAACATGCATTGGGTGCAACTGACTTCAGTGCCCATTCCGAGCTTAAAGATATTAGTGAGGAAATTGTAGGAAAGTGTAAACGCTTGCCTCTAGCAGTAAAAGCAGTCGGAAGCCTCTTACGCGTTAACCAACACCCCAATGAGTGGAAAACAGTTTTGAAAAGTGAGATATGGGATATAGATCGAGACAAGGAGAATAGTATAATTGTTCCAGCTCTTATGTTGAGCTACCACCATCTCCCCATATATTTAAAGAGGTGCTTTGCGTATTGTTCAATTTTTCCAAAGAATTATGAATTTGAGGACAAGCAGCTGGTTTTATTATGGATGGCAGAAGGTTTGATTCAACCACAACCAAACACCGAAGAAATGGAAGATTTGGGAATGAAGTATGTTCGTGATCTTTTGTCAAGGTCACTTTTTCAGGAGTCAGACAATGATAAATCAAGATTACAAATGCATGAGCTTATCAATGATCTGGCTAAATCGGTAGCGGGAGATACATGCTTTAGAATGGAAGATATAGTTGACAATCATAGAGATAAAGGGAGTCTTGCTAAAAGGGCCCGCCATTCGTCTTGGTTGGCTGGCGAATATGATGGAATTGAAAAGTTTGAGTTTGTGTCTAACCTCAGACGTTTACGTACCTTCTTGCATCTTATGTTGCCATCTTCAGGAAATTGTTTTATGTCTTGTGATGTTCCTGTTCAATTGCTTCAAAAATTGCGAAACCTAAGGGTTCTCTCTTTTAGGGCTTACCGTATAACCGAGTTGCCAGATTCAATCAGAAATTTGAAGCATCTTCGATACCTTGACCTTTCTGAAACTTTGATCAGAAGCATACCTGAATCAATAACAACTCTCTACAACTTACAAACCTTGTTGTTAGAGAAATGTCTTCACTTAAAGAATTTACCTTCAATGTTAGGGAACTTGGTCAACCTTCGCCACCTCAATATTCAAGGAGCAATTCATTTGGAAGGAATGCATATGCAAATAGGTAAATTAACCCGTCTCCGAACACTATCTAATATGGTTGTTGGAAAAGATAGTTGCTCTGGGATAAAAGAGCTAGGGTTTTTGCGACATCTTCAAGGGACACTGTGCATTTCAAGATTGGAGAACATGACTAAATCCAATGAGGCAGAGTGTGCTAATTTAAACAGTAATCCCAAAATCGCAGATTTGACGTTGGAGTGGAGTGAAGATATTGATGAGTCGGAAGACAGAGCAAGTGAGTTAGAGGTACTTGAGAAGCTAAAGCCACATAAGAACTTGAAAGAACTCACTATTAGGTACTATGGTGGTGCAAATTTTCCGACTTGGTTAAGTTGTCCATCATTTGATTTGGTGTTCTTGACgattgaaaattgtgaaatgtgCACATCATTGCCACCAGTCGGGCAACTACCATCACTCAAAGTCCTTTCCATTGGAGGCATGAACAATGTGAAGGATGTTGGTCATCTTGAGTTTTGTGGGGATCATGATGTCTCAAAAACTTTTAGATCCTTAGAGATTTTGAGTTTCGAAAATATGAGAGAGTGGAAGAATTGGAATTCCTCTGAATTAGAATTTCCAAAATTAGGTGAGCTTTCCCTTATAAGTTGTCCCAGGCTAAAGGGATATATACCAAACCACCTCCCTTTACTTAAAAAAGTTCAGATATATGATTGTAAGGAATTAAACATCTCAGATTCAAACTTTCCAGATCTGTGTGAAGTGGAAATTGAGGGATCAAAAGGAGTGGTGGGCAGAAGTATGGTTGAATACAACTCATTAGAAATCAAGTCTCTTTCTGAAAACTCaagattcaaatctcaaacaGAAGGGTTTGATATGCAAGCTGGGCTGACAAAGGTACAAGATCTAACTATTTTTATGTGTGAGGAGTGGACATATTTGTGGTCAACTGATATGAGGTCACTGCCATATCTTCCATTTCTTCGTCATCTGCGCATTGATAGATGTGCCAAACTAGTTTCTTTGGTGTCAGAGGAAGTAGAAGAACGACTCCAACAGGGTGGACCACTCATGCTCAAACAAATCGAGATCAAGAACTGCATAGCCCTGGAATCCTTACCGAAGGCAATGATGTACAACAACACTTGTCTTAAGTTGATTCGAATTGTAAACTGTGATTCGCTTGAGCATATTGCAAGAGGCCAGCTACCTCCAACTCTAGAGCGGATAGAGGTAAGTAAATGCAAGAATATGAAGATTTTTCTGGAGGATAATGATGCCAACAGTCGTGGCAACACTATATCTCTTCTTGAGTACCTGGAAATTTATGACTGTCCATCCTTGGAACTTTTGACATCAAGTGGAGAATTACCTGCAACACTTAAAAGCCTCCGTATGGGAAGTTGTCCAAAGCTGGAGTCAATAGCGACGAGCTTACAGCAAAACTCATTTCTTGAACGCATTGACGTCTCATTTTGTGAAAAGCTTAAATCCTTACCAAAAGGTGTACACTCTCTCAGCAGTCTAGCTCACATTTATATTCGAAGGTGTCAGAGTCTTGAGTTCTCCAGGGACCAAGAATCCTTGCTCCCTGCCAACCTGAGAGTGCTTCAGATATCGGAATGTGAGAAAATTCTGGCCCTACCGGATGGCATACACAACCTCACCTTGCTTCAACAATTGACAATACAACATTGTCCAGTTGTTGTATGCTTTCTGgaaaaaaatgttctcactAACCTAACATCACTTGAGATATCTCATATCCAGTTCACTGATGACATACTCGAATGCGGTTTGGAGAACCTTACCTCTCTTATTAAACTTGAAATTGGAGGATATCAGCATCAGTCCTTTCCAGAGATGAGGCTACCTACCTCTCTAAAAAGTCTCAGCATCTCAGAATCCCCGGAGTTACAACACCTGTCTTACATGGACTTCAGAAAGCTGGAGTCTCTTGAAGAACTGTTTATCTCTAATTGTGGGAAGTTCACCTCCTTTCCAAAAGAAGGCCTACCTTTAAAAAAGCTCGTGAAACTTTATATCTACAAGTGCGAAAAGCTCAAGTCCTTTCCAAACAATGGCCTGCCTCGCTCACTGTTGcaactttttatctttaaatgtCCTCTGTTGGAAGAACGCTATAAGAAAGATGGAGGACGAGAGTGGCGGAAGATAGCCCACATCCCTTGcattaaatttcatacaaatctGTGTGTGTTCTGA